In Verrucomicrobiia bacterium, one genomic interval encodes:
- a CDS encoding Gfo/Idh/MocA family oxidoreductase yields the protein MSQKPLKVGLIGGGKGAFIVHPHQRAIHMDGTRRVVAGALFPDPKIALEEAEKWPYPIKGYGSYDEMIAEQAKLPEEERLDYVLIVTPNHVHFDPAMKAMKAGIPVFCEKPLTVNLKQATELVKMQRKTGVPFGVAHTYLGHWTSRFARWVVRSGLLGEIRWVDSYYIQGWLATKLEDTGQQQASWRVNPKLAGASGCGGDIGTHALMQLRYVTGLEVTEVSAQLETFVPGRQLDDHFTTYCKLNNGARALVRASQICIGHKNDLGISINGTKGSLRWRQEEPESITISLMGQPDRVYWRGCVVPNDGFLKDVPKELLDEVTIPPGHPEAFHDAFARLHRCFEADIRKWKATGKVTIDGSKYANIEDGWMGLAFIETAVKSASKKGAWVKMPKKI from the coding sequence ATGTCACAGAAACCATTGAAAGTCGGATTGATTGGCGGCGGCAAAGGCGCGTTTATTGTGCATCCCCATCAACGCGCCATCCACATGGACGGCACCCGCCGCGTGGTGGCTGGCGCCTTGTTCCCGGATCCCAAAATCGCGCTCGAGGAAGCCGAGAAATGGCCCTATCCCATCAAGGGTTACGGCTCCTACGATGAAATGATCGCTGAACAGGCCAAACTGCCCGAAGAAGAACGCCTGGACTACGTGCTCATCGTGACGCCCAATCATGTGCACTTCGACCCCGCCATGAAGGCCATGAAGGCTGGCATCCCGGTGTTCTGCGAAAAGCCCCTGACCGTCAACCTTAAGCAGGCCACCGAACTGGTGAAGATGCAACGCAAGACCGGCGTGCCTTTTGGTGTGGCGCACACCTATCTGGGCCATTGGACCTCGCGCTTTGCCCGCTGGGTGGTGCGCAGCGGGTTGCTGGGCGAAATCCGCTGGGTGGACAGCTACTACATCCAGGGCTGGCTCGCCACCAAGCTGGAAGACACCGGCCAGCAGCAGGCCTCCTGGCGCGTCAATCCCAAGCTCGCCGGCGCCTCCGGCTGCGGCGGGGACATCGGCACCCACGCCCTCATGCAATTGCGCTACGTCACCGGCCTGGAGGTCACGGAAGTGTCGGCCCAGCTCGAAACTTTTGTGCCCGGCCGCCAATTGGACGACCACTTCACCACCTACTGCAAACTCAACAACGGCGCGCGCGCGCTGGTGCGGGCCTCCCAGATTTGCATCGGGCACAAGAATGATCTGGGCATCAGCATCAACGGCACCAAAGGCTCCCTGCGCTGGCGCCAGGAGGAACCCGAAAGCATCACCATCAGCCTCATGGGCCAGCCCGACCGCGTCTATTGGCGCGGCTGCGTGGTGCCCAACGACGGCTTCCTCAAGGACGTGCCCAAGGAATTGCTCGACGAGGTCACCATTCCGCCCGGGCACCCCGAAGCCTTCCACGATGCCTTTGCCCGCCTGCACCGCTGCTTCGAGGCGGACATCCGGAAGTGGAAAGCCACCGGCAAGGTCACCATTGACGGCAGCAAATACGCCAACATCGAAGACGGCTGGATGGGCCTGGCCTTCATCGAAACCGCGGTCAAAAGCGCGTCCAAGAAAGGCGCGTGGGTCAAAATGCCCAAGAAAATCTAG